In a single window of the Papaver somniferum cultivar HN1 chromosome 8, ASM357369v1, whole genome shotgun sequence genome:
- the LOC113301441 gene encoding uncharacterized protein LOC113301441: MFFDYWIVDLVAAGLFFDCRKYDLYVNNDNFNSQENLSSKNGPKSFLLWLRDEMIEAKETKSILWRLVKGPLFKAQSYNKYQSNGFDFSSHDYEEGFVTQNSGVSMKAITRHRAKSTDRSLVEAKITYYGVIKQIIKLDYMELRKLFVTVIGSELKIRVMDANLIQSQAQ; this comes from the exons ATGTTTTTTGATTATTGGATTGTCGATCTAGTTGCTGCTGGATTGTTCTTTGATTGTAGGAAGTATGATTTATATGTGAACAACGACAACTTTAATAGTCAGGAAAATCTCTCTTCCAAGAATGGGCCAAAAAGCTTTCTCTTATGGTTACGCGATGAG ATGATAGAAGCCAAAGAGACAAAATCAATACTTTGGCGACTAGTGAAAGGACCCCTCTTCAAGGCGCAGTCGTATAACAAATACCAATCTAATGGCTTTGATTTCAGCTCTCATGATTACGAGGAGGGTTTCGTAACACAGAACAGTGGTGTGTCTATGAAAGCCATTACAAGACATAGAGCAAAGTCCACGGACAGAAGTTTGGTGGAAGCAAAAATTACCTATTATGGTGTCATTAAACAGATTATAAAATTGGACTATATGGAATTAAGGAAGTTGTTTGTTACTGTGATTGGGTCAGAGTTGAAGATAAGAGTAATGGATGCAAATTTGATCCAATCTCAAGCTCAATAA
- the LOC113305647 gene encoding uncharacterized protein LOC113305647 encodes MKLNTCSFLFSRDLNPAERIDLLEIKYDLRNVTLAAGEEDGYEGDCSAKALYAKLTESEPDWEYKRILQNKLIPPKIPFLVWASLHDSVPTRSMLQHRGMIIHSNLCVYCDEEEESAARLFLNCSWASYVWNMFLSSLQIPWASTNDIKNLLLSWRVGGVSQRKKFFWQILLFAIIWMLWLERNSRVHGGRSKSKDELVKAVKSNICMWSMDTNIFRDFSMDK; translated from the coding sequence ATGAAGCTTAATACTTGCAGTTTCTTGTTCTCGAGAGACTTAAATCCAGCAGAACGTATTGATCTTTTAGAGATTAAGTACGATCTCAGGAATGTGACTCTGGCAGCGGGAGAAGAAGATGGTTATGAAGGTGATTGTTCAGCAAAAGCTCTATATGCAAAACTAACGGAGTCTGAGCCAGATTGGGAGTATAAAAGAATTTTGCAAAACAAATTAATCCCGCCGAAGATACCGTTTTTGGTTTGGGCTTCTCTTCATGATTCTGTCCCAACAAGATCCATGCTGCAACACAGGGGAATGATAATCCATTCTAATTTATGTGTTTActgtgatgaagaagaggaatcTGCTGCGCGCTTATTTTTGAATTGCAGCTGGGCTAGTTATGTTTGGAATATGTTTTTATCTTCTTTACAGATCCCATGGGCGTCGACGAATGATATCAAAAATCTGCTTTTAAGTTGGAGGGTTGGTGGAGTTTCacagcgaaagaaatttttttggCAGATACTTTTGTTTGCAATTATCTGGATGCTATGGCTAGAAAGGAACAGTAGGGTGCATGGAGGAAGAAGTAAGTCAAAAGATGAATTGGTTAAAGCTGTGAAGTCGAACATCTGTATGTGGAGCATGGATACGAATATATTTCGTGATTTCTCGATGGACAAATAA